The Algoriphagus sp. TR-M9 genome has a window encoding:
- the rpoB gene encoding DNA-directed RNA polymerase subunit beta: protein MAIKNQTERKSFSSIKVVKDYPDFLDIQLQSFKDFFQLDTPAEKRRADGLFKVFAENFPISDSRENFTLEFIDYAVDPPKYSVGECIDRGLTYSVPLKAKLRLLCHDEDNEDFETIEQEVFLGNLPYMTEKGSFVINGAERVIVSQLHRSPGVFFAQSKHTNGTKLYSARIIPFKGSWIEFATDINNVMYAYIDRKKKFPVTTLLRSIGYGSDKDILDLFGLSEEVNANKTAMKKVAGRKLAARVLRTWVEDFVDEDTGEVVSIDRNEVLLERDTVLTDEDIEMILDSGSKSIILHREDVNVADYSIIYNTLQKDNSNSEKEAVEVIYRQLRNTEAPDESTAREVIHSLFFSDKRYDLGEVGRYRINKKLGLDIDSDKIVLTKEDIINIVKYLIGLINSKAVVDDIDHLSNRRVRTVGEQLYSQFGVGLARMARTIRERMNVRDNEDFKPVDLINARTLSSVINSFFGTNQLSQFMDQTNPLAELTHKRRLSALGPGGLSRERAGFEVRDVHYTHYGRLCTIETPEGPNIGLISSLCVHAKVNSMGFLETPYRKVKEGKVSMKADDILFLTAEEEDNHNIAQANAPLDENGHFVNEKVKARFEGDFPVLEPTEISYMDVAPNQIVSVAASLIPFLEHDDANRALMGSNMQRQAVPLLKAESPIVGTGLEAKAAVDSRSLIIAEANGVVDYVDAKKITIKYDLSDDELLVNFTDEYKSYDLIKFRRTNQDTTINLTPLVLKGQKVKKGQVLVEGYSTNQGELALGKNLKVAYMPWQGYNFEDAIVISERVVREDIFTSVHVEEFQLEVRDTKRGEEELTSEIPNVSEDAVKNLDEHGIIAIGSEVKEGDIIIGKITPKGETDPTPEEKLLRAIFGDKAGDVKDASLKASPSLNGVVIETKLFARPKKDKDVRAKSKAEVEKLKGKYSKDLLGIRARMINKLVTILDGKTSQGVKHKFGDEIITKGQKFNAKNIENNLFPAKNPYRDESNYNVPEEANLISDIILDDWTNDAHTNDLIVQLVKNYTNARNEISGKFKRERFTLEVGDELPAGIVQLAKVYIAKKRKLKVGDKMAGRHGNKGIVARIVRDEDMPFLEDGTPMDIVLNPLGVPSRMNIGQIFETVLAWAGQKLNKKYATPIFDGATMEEVSHELELAGLPAYGRTYLYDGLSGVKFDQPITVGVAYMLKLGHLVDDKMHARSIGPYSLITQQPLGGKAQFGGQRFGEMEVWALEAFGASHVLQEILTVKSDDVIGRAKAYEAIVKGENLPKPNIPESFNVLVHELRGLALEITLD, encoded by the coding sequence TTGGCTATCAAGAATCAAACCGAAAGGAAAAGTTTCTCCTCCATTAAGGTGGTCAAAGACTATCCGGATTTTCTCGATATTCAACTGCAGTCCTTCAAAGACTTTTTCCAGTTGGATACCCCCGCAGAAAAGCGCCGGGCAGACGGGTTATTTAAAGTATTCGCAGAAAACTTCCCAATCAGTGATTCCAGAGAGAATTTCACTCTTGAATTTATTGATTATGCAGTAGATCCACCTAAATACTCGGTGGGCGAATGTATTGACCGCGGCTTGACCTACTCTGTCCCTTTGAAAGCAAAGCTGAGATTACTTTGCCATGACGAGGATAATGAAGACTTTGAAACGATTGAGCAAGAAGTATTCTTAGGTAATCTTCCGTATATGACCGAAAAAGGGTCATTTGTGATTAATGGTGCAGAAAGAGTTATAGTTTCCCAACTACACCGTTCTCCTGGAGTGTTCTTTGCACAAAGTAAGCACACCAACGGTACCAAACTTTACTCTGCCAGAATTATCCCTTTCAAAGGATCTTGGATTGAATTTGCGACTGACATCAATAATGTCATGTACGCATACATCGATCGTAAAAAGAAATTCCCTGTTACCACCTTGCTAAGATCTATTGGTTATGGCTCTGATAAGGATATCCTGGATCTGTTCGGGCTATCTGAAGAAGTCAATGCCAATAAGACTGCAATGAAAAAGGTAGCTGGACGTAAACTGGCTGCAAGGGTTCTAAGAACTTGGGTAGAAGATTTCGTAGATGAAGATACTGGTGAGGTAGTTTCCATCGATAGAAATGAAGTATTGCTTGAACGCGATACTGTACTTACAGATGAGGATATTGAAATGATCCTGGATTCTGGCTCGAAGAGCATCATTCTCCATAGAGAAGATGTAAACGTGGCAGATTACTCGATCATCTATAATACATTACAAAAGGATAACTCCAACTCTGAAAAAGAGGCCGTGGAAGTTATCTACCGTCAGTTGAGAAATACTGAGGCACCTGATGAGTCTACAGCCCGTGAGGTGATCCATAGTTTATTCTTCTCTGACAAACGCTATGACTTAGGGGAAGTTGGTCGATATAGAATCAACAAAAAGCTAGGTCTAGATATAGATTCTGATAAAATCGTTCTTACCAAAGAAGATATTATCAACATCGTCAAGTACCTGATCGGACTGATCAACTCAAAAGCTGTAGTCGATGATATTGATCACTTGAGCAATAGACGAGTAAGAACTGTAGGTGAGCAGCTCTACAGCCAGTTCGGTGTTGGTTTGGCCAGAATGGCCAGAACGATCCGTGAAAGAATGAACGTTCGTGACAATGAAGACTTTAAACCAGTCGATTTGATCAATGCACGTACACTTTCTTCTGTGATCAACTCTTTCTTTGGTACCAACCAGCTCTCTCAGTTTATGGATCAGACTAACCCTCTGGCTGAGCTGACTCACAAGAGAAGACTTTCAGCCTTGGGGCCAGGAGGTCTATCCAGAGAACGAGCAGGTTTCGAAGTACGAGATGTGCACTATACACACTATGGCCGTCTTTGTACCATCGAGACTCCAGAAGGACCAAACATTGGTTTGATCTCCTCTCTGTGTGTTCATGCCAAAGTGAACTCTATGGGCTTCCTAGAGACTCCTTACCGTAAGGTGAAAGAAGGTAAAGTGAGTATGAAGGCTGATGATATCCTGTTCCTTACTGCAGAGGAAGAAGATAATCATAACATCGCCCAGGCAAATGCACCGCTTGATGAAAATGGGCACTTTGTCAATGAAAAAGTAAAAGCAAGATTCGAAGGTGACTTCCCAGTGTTGGAGCCTACCGAAATCAGCTATATGGACGTAGCTCCAAATCAGATTGTATCTGTGGCGGCATCCTTGATTCCTTTCTTGGAGCATGATGATGCTAACCGTGCATTGATGGGATCTAACATGCAACGTCAGGCAGTACCGCTACTGAAAGCCGAATCACCTATCGTAGGTACTGGCCTGGAAGCTAAAGCTGCTGTTGACTCTAGATCCCTAATCATAGCAGAGGCAAACGGTGTAGTGGATTATGTGGATGCTAAGAAAATCACCATTAAGTACGACCTGTCTGATGATGAGCTTTTGGTTAACTTCACGGATGAGTACAAGTCTTATGATTTGATCAAATTCAGAAGAACCAACCAGGATACCACTATCAATTTGACTCCTTTGGTGCTGAAAGGCCAAAAGGTTAAAAAAGGTCAGGTTCTAGTTGAGGGATACTCTACTAACCAAGGTGAACTTGCGCTAGGAAAAAACCTGAAAGTGGCATACATGCCGTGGCAAGGATACAACTTTGAGGATGCAATCGTAATCTCTGAGCGTGTGGTAAGAGAGGATATCTTTACTTCCGTACACGTAGAAGAATTCCAGCTCGAAGTTCGTGATACCAAAAGAGGTGAAGAAGAGCTGACTTCTGAAATCCCTAACGTATCTGAAGATGCAGTGAAAAACCTCGATGAGCATGGTATCATTGCCATTGGTTCTGAGGTGAAAGAAGGGGATATCATTATCGGTAAAATCACTCCAAAAGGTGAAACTGACCCGACGCCGGAAGAGAAATTGCTAAGAGCGATCTTTGGTGATAAAGCCGGTGACGTGAAAGATGCTTCCTTGAAAGCTTCGCCTTCCTTGAACGGCGTAGTGATCGAAACCAAGCTTTTCGCAAGACCTAAGAAAGACAAAGACGTAAGAGCCAAGTCTAAAGCTGAGGTTGAGAAGTTAAAAGGCAAATACTCGAAGGATCTATTGGGAATCAGAGCCCGAATGATCAACAAGCTAGTAACTATCCTGGACGGTAAAACCTCTCAGGGAGTGAAGCATAAATTTGGTGACGAAATCATCACTAAAGGTCAAAAGTTCAACGCCAAGAACATTGAGAATAACCTTTTCCCTGCTAAGAACCCTTACAGAGATGAGTCTAATTACAATGTTCCTGAGGAGGCAAACTTGATCTCTGACATCATTCTGGATGACTGGACAAACGACGCACATACCAATGATCTCATCGTGCAGTTGGTGAAAAACTATACCAATGCTAGAAATGAAATCAGCGGTAAGTTCAAGCGTGAGAGGTTTACTCTAGAAGTAGGTGATGAACTTCCTGCAGGCATCGTACAGCTGGCCAAAGTTTACATCGCTAAGAAGCGTAAACTGAAGGTAGGAGATAAGATGGCCGGTCGTCACGGTAACAAAGGTATTGTGGCCAGAATCGTTCGAGACGAGGATATGCCATTCCTTGAGGATGGAACCCCTATGGATATCGTATTGAATCCTCTAGGTGTACCTTCTCGAATGAACATCGGGCAGATCTTTGAAACTGTATTGGCATGGGCAGGACAGAAACTGAATAAAAAGTATGCAACTCCAATCTTCGATGGTGCTACCATGGAGGAAGTGTCCCATGAGTTGGAATTGGCAGGCCTTCCGGCATACGGACGTACTTATCTTTATGATGGTCTATCAGGTGTTAAGTTTGATCAGCCTATTACGGTAGGTGTAGCTTACATGCTGAAGCTGGGCCACTTGGTAGATGATAAGATGCACGCTCGTTCCATCGGACCATACTCTTTGATTACGCAGCAGCCATTGGGTGGTAAAGCCCAGTTTGGTGGTCAGCGTTTTGGAGAGATGGAAGTATGGGCACTGGAAGCATTCGGTGCATCCCATGTACTGCAGGAAATCCTGACAGTGAAGTCTGATGACGTAATCGGTAGAGCAAAAGCTTATGAAGCGATTGTGAAGGGTGAAAACCTTCCTAAACCAAACATACCTGAATCATTCAATGTATTGGTTCACGAGTTGAGAGGTTTGGCTCTAGAAATTACCTTAGATTAA
- the rplJ gene encoding 50S ribosomal protein L10, whose product MTRDEKKVIIDGLTEKFKENPFFYITDASGFTVAQVNNFRRACFEKGVEYRVYKNTLINKALENLDVDYAELSEKTLKGFSGIIFAKETGNVPANVLLDFRKKIGKKATKPAFKGASIDSDIFIGEENLEMLSKLKSKQELIGDLVGLLQSPAMNLLAALQSGQNNISGVLSTLADREEK is encoded by the coding sequence ATGACTAGAGACGAAAAGAAAGTAATAATCGACGGTCTTACTGAGAAATTTAAAGAAAACCCTTTCTTCTACATTACTGATGCTTCAGGTTTTACTGTAGCGCAGGTAAACAATTTCAGAAGAGCATGCTTTGAAAAGGGAGTGGAGTACCGAGTGTACAAAAACACCTTGATTAATAAAGCGTTGGAAAATCTTGATGTCGATTACGCTGAGTTATCAGAAAAGACATTGAAAGGGTTCTCGGGAATAATTTTCGCAAAAGAGACAGGAAATGTTCCAGCAAATGTATTGTTGGACTTTAGAAAAAAAATAGGTAAAAAAGCAACGAAGCCAGCTTTCAAAGGTGCTTCTATCGATTCAGATATCTTTATCGGAGAAGAAAACCTGGAAATGTTGTCCAAGTTGAAGTCAAAGCAGGAATTGATCGGCGACCTAGTAGGATTGCTACAATCTCCAGCAATGAACCTTCTTGCAGCATTGCAAAGTGGCCAGAACAATATCTCTGGTGTGCTTAGTACGCTTGCTGACCGAGAAGAAAAATAA
- the rplA gene encoding 50S ribosomal protein L1, which produces MAKLTKKQKEALSKYDPSQEYSLEAASTIVKDITTTKFDASVDLDIRLGVDPRKADQMVRGVVALPHGTGKDIKVLVLCTPDKVAEATEAGADYAGLDDYIAKIEGGWTDIDVIITMPNVMAKVGRLGRVLGPRGLMPNPKSGTVTLDVAKAVKEVKAGKIDFKVDKFGIIHAGIGKVSFTAQQIEENVNELIQTISKLKPSSSKGTYFKSIHLSSTMSPGIAVDKGSIQGI; this is translated from the coding sequence ATGGCTAAGTTAACAAAAAAGCAAAAAGAAGCTCTTTCTAAGTACGACCCAAGCCAAGAGTACTCCCTGGAGGCAGCTTCTACTATCGTTAAGGACATTACCACTACCAAGTTTGATGCTTCCGTAGATCTAGACATCCGTTTGGGTGTGGATCCCCGTAAAGCAGATCAAATGGTGAGAGGAGTAGTAGCTCTTCCACATGGTACCGGTAAAGATATCAAAGTACTAGTACTTTGTACTCCTGACAAAGTAGCAGAAGCGACCGAAGCAGGTGCAGATTACGCGGGCTTGGACGACTACATTGCCAAAATCGAAGGCGGATGGACTGACATTGATGTCATCATCACTATGCCAAACGTAATGGCTAAAGTAGGTAGATTAGGTAGAGTATTAGGTCCTAGAGGCTTGATGCCAAATCCTAAATCAGGAACTGTTACTCTAGATGTGGCAAAAGCTGTAAAAGAAGTAAAAGCTGGTAAGATCGATTTCAAAGTTGATAAATTCGGAATCATCCATGCCGGTATAGGAAAAGTATCTTTCACTGCTCAGCAAATTGAGGAAAATGTGAATGAACTGATCCAGACTATCTCTAAGCTGAAGCCATCTTCATCTAAAGGAACGTATTTCAAGAGTATTCATTTATCCAGTACAATGTCTCCTGGGATTGCAGTAGACAAGGGTAGCATTCAAGGAATTTAA
- the rplK gene encoding 50S ribosomal protein L11 gives MAKEITGYLKLQVKGGQANPSPPVGPALGSKGLNIMEFCKQYNARTQDKMGQVLPVLVTIYSDKSFDFVVKTPPAANMLLEAAKLKSGSAEPNRKKVGSVTWDQVKEIAEVKMPDLNAFKVESAMKMVAGTARSMGITVSGKAPWEV, from the coding sequence ATGGCTAAGGAAATCACTGGTTATTTAAAACTACAGGTGAAAGGTGGCCAGGCAAACCCGTCGCCTCCAGTAGGTCCGGCTCTTGGTTCCAAGGGTCTGAACATCATGGAGTTTTGTAAGCAGTACAATGCACGTACCCAAGATAAAATGGGTCAGGTGCTACCTGTATTGGTTACAATCTATTCGGACAAGTCTTTTGACTTCGTAGTAAAAACACCTCCGGCAGCAAATATGCTACTAGAGGCAGCGAAGCTTAAGAGCGGATCCGCTGAGCCAAACCGTAAGAAGGTAGGGTCAGTAACCTGGGATCAGGTTAAAGAGATAGCAGAGGTTAAAATGCCTGACCTTAATGCTTTCAAAGTCGAGTCTGCTATGAAAATGGTAGCTGGGACAGCACGAAGCATGGGAATCACAGTATCTGGTAAAGCCCCTTGGGAAGTATAA
- the rplL gene encoding 50S ribosomal protein L7/L12, translated as MADLTQLADQLVNLTVKEVKELTDILKDQYGIEPASAGAVVVAGGAGAGEAAAEEEKSTFDVILKAAGGSKLAVVKLVKELTGLGLKDAKELVDSAPKALKEGVAKDEAEGLKKSLEEAGAEVEIK; from the coding sequence ATGGCAGATCTTACGCAACTTGCAGATCAGTTGGTAAACTTGACTGTAAAAGAGGTTAAAGAATTGACAGATATCCTTAAGGATCAGTATGGCATCGAGCCAGCTTCTGCAGGTGCAGTAGTTGTAGCAGGTGGTGCTGGAGCAGGAGAAGCTGCAGCTGAAGAAGAGAAGTCTACTTTTGACGTTATCTTGAAGGCAGCTGGTGGATCTAAACTGGCAGTAGTTAAACTTGTAAAAGAATTGACTGGTCTTGGTCTTAAGGACGCAAAAGAACTAGTTGATAGCGCTCCTAAAGCCTTGAAAGAAGGCGTTGCTAAGGACGAAGCTGAAGGCTTGAAGAAGTCTTTGGAAGAAGCTGGTGCTGAAGTAGAGATCAAATAA